A segment of the Neoarius graeffei isolate fNeoGra1 chromosome 5, fNeoGra1.pri, whole genome shotgun sequence genome:
aaatacagggtttttttttcaataatcgcctgtatgtttattctaaaacaactatctgtctcaggctcagtgaatatcggtgaataataaccttcgaACTGAATAATAATTAACTTCGCTTTAAGCGAATAACATTTTAAACataaagacctctgatctgtcctatagGTCATTCTTTTTTCCGTGCATGTCATGACTGCCACTTCATGATTGTGTTTCTTCTAAGTTAACACATGCCATTAATGCAGCTCTCTGTTTTGCTAGCATGGTCAGCCACAAACCCAAAACCCTACCGTAATTATAAATCAGTTACTTCTACTTACTCACCATAATCTTACTTTCATACCCATCTCTCTTTACAGTATACCATCCCTAAAACATGCCAGTGAGTTGATGTGCATGCCCCTGATGATGTGAAGGGAGGCGTGTATATTAGTTTCCTTGGAGGCAGAGAAAACCAATCCATAAGAACTTCAGCCTTTAGGTGCTCCAGGCATGAAATTCTTCAACCTGCCAAATAATAGAAGCCTTTCATAAGCACTATCTGAAAAAGTCATAAAAACATTCAGCCACTGTGAGATATCCTACAGAGCTGAGACATTCCTCTCCCCTCAGGTTTCACTCTTCACTATACAGATACAGAGACAACACTGGTACAGCAGATGTACCTTTTGAGTAGAAGGGTaaatgtctcattcatctcattatctctagccgctttatcctgttctacagggtcgcaggcaagctggagcctatcccagctgactacgggcgaaaggcggggtacaccctggacaagtcgccaggtcatcacagggctgacacatagacacagacaaccattcacactcacattcacacctacggtcaatttagagtcaccagttaacctaacctgcatgtctttggactgtgggggaaaccggagcacccggaggaaacccgcgcggacacggggagaacatgcaaactccacacagaaaggccctcgccggccacggggctcgaacccggaccttcttgctgtgaggcgacagcactaaccactacaccaccgtgccgccctagaaggGTAAATGTTCGAGGAAAAATACAACATGTGAGATGAAAATGCAGTTtggtgagaaaacaaaaccacaaagcaTCACTGACCAAAATGCTAGCTTTTATGcaaagaaaaaaatttaaatagtgTTTTGTCTtcctttatttcttatttttagaTATACATTGGTAGACAATTGCTGCCATATGCAGCCTAAAATTACAGCTTACTCTTCAAGAAAATGGTATACTGGGGCCAAGATAATTAAAGAAGTCCATTTAAAGAAAGGCTAAATACATGTTTGGGGTCATTATCCTCAGATTATGATTTCTGTGACGACTAAAGCAGTTTTCAGATCGGTTTCAGTTCACTTCAAAAACATGGTGCCACCCATACGGAAATGTAATATATGACATATATGGCCCTATATCAAGAATGATATTGCCATATATGTTACCTCACATACATACATCCTCTAGATATATGACTATATAAGTTTATAACATATATGAAATACCCATAGTAAAATTTGTATATGTACATGTATTAAAAATATCTATATGAGGATTTTTTTATATGGTGTTATATGTTGCAACCATATAAAACCATATTTGTATGGGCTAGACATACATGTCAATATATGAAATTGTTCCAATTTCTAAtaggttttatatatattttatatgtatATGTACATATGTTTTACCTCCTTTGTACATATTTTTCATATATGGAAATTCAACATATGTACATATATTACATTTGCGTATGGGCATTGTGGAAATGATGTTGAACCAAATATACTTCTCAAaaatgtaagagagagagagagagaggatcagAATATATACAGCATGAATGGAATGTTGTTGATCTTTTCCACATACACGGTATCCAAGTCTGACTGCTGTATATATCGCACCAGCCCCTGAATGGAATTTCTTTTGGCTCATGCTGATATTTATTGTCTCTTCTTGCAATCTGAGCTGCTTTTCCCTACCTAATTTGGGAGGGAGATAGCTATTTTGTGATTTGCTGACATTGGCACCCAAGCAGTTATATGATTTGttttaatcagcactgtttctTTGCTCTGTCTGGCAGGCTCTGGGAGCAGGGATGAAGCTGAAAGTGAAGCGGCGCTACATTGTggtctttctgtctctcctcaCCCTGTCAGTAGTGATGATAAACACATATTCACCTTTGCCCAATGAACAGCAATGCTTGCTATCACAAGGGCCTCACTATAACCAGCCCATTGAGGCAGAAGCAAGGGACTCTAGCCATCTACCTCCATACATTCACAGGGGATCTTGGAAGGTTTCTAAAATGAAAGCTTCAGAAAAGCAGCATACACTGGTAATTGACCAGCACCAACATAGAGGCAGTAAACTAAAGGAAAATGTCCATTTTTTAACTGGACGTAATACAAAAAGAATGTTTGTGAAACTAAAACAAGAAAATTATCAAGGCAGAAACAAGCAATCCTCCCAGACATATATGGGCAATACAAAGGAAAGGTTGTCCAACCAACCAGGCAATGGCAATGACTCCAAATAtgccagccatcttcttgttcccAGACATGACCAAACCATACCTCAGTCTGCCAGCATGCATACCCTCCACCCAGACATTAAGCCATGCAGGCACAAATGTAATCCAGATGGGCCCAAACCAGAGGGGCTGAAATGGAAAGTTAATGCAGGACTGTCTGCAGAACTTGTATGGGCCTCAAAAGGAACAAAAACATATGAAAGACAAACAAAGTTCTCTGAAAAGAAGCACCAATCTATTATTGAAAACAACCATGTCTCTGGAGAAGGGGTTGAAAGGAGGGACTTCACAACTAATTGGTGTGAGACCTTACTTGATCAGCATTTCAGTGAAGTTTGGGACCAAACTCGAGCTGAAGCTTTGCCCTGGTTTAGTGATGATGATGCGAAGAAGATGAATTTCCTTGCCAGAGGCACTGTGTTGAGTAAAGCCAGAATTCCAGGCCATGGGCAAGTGCTTCAAGTGGGATTTGGTAATTGCAATGAAAACACTGCTCCACTAAGGGGCGACCATAACAGACTCTGCCAGACAGGACAGTGTGCCCTGATCAAGCGCCCCAATGATTGGTTTGAGGTCCTTGCATTCCATTTGGATAGGGTCTTGGGTCTGAACCGCAGTCTTCCAGCAGTGCTAAGGACCTTTCATAGTGATCTATTGCCATATAAGTATACCAGTGGTTCTGGCAGACCTGTGGTGTGGTGGGACCCAGATATTCAGCATCTAGCTGATGATGATAATGACCAGAATTCTTTTTCCCTCACCTGGCCCCAGTATCAGGATCTGCTAAAAGCAAGATGTGGGATACAAGTGCCTCTGAACTCATCAGTGTGTGTAGGTGTACACCATTCAGAGTGGGGAAGACTAGCACTGTTTGACTTCCTTCTACAGGTGAGAGGTTAGGCAGAGTCTCAAATGATCTTCTGCATACAATACAGTTTAATTTTGAACATTACATTAAACGTGTAATGAGAAATAAGCCATTGCTGAGATTATTTATCTTTTTGGAAGCCAATAAACCTCATGAACCCTTATAGAATCCTGTTTCCTAGGAATGTAAGCATAAATGGTTTTTGGGAAGTGCAAGTCTCTGGGGTATCCAGATAAGATTATGTACAGGAGCATGAGGTGAGTCATACTGTAAGTGTAGAAGCTCCAAGCTCAAAATGGAGCAGGGACAGAGGGATATCAGGATCAATCAGGCAAGTCCAGAGGGTGAGAAGAGCCACAGAAGGAGAAGAGTTTTGGGATCTGGAGTGAACAATAATGTGTGCTTATTGCTATAATATTTTAACATCATCAGTATCGAAATTACTTTTCGCAGTGATTCACTGAGTGAAATGGAGGACAAGTAAACAGTGGTTTGCCTGCCAGAAGCAGTACTGCTCAAAAATCCTGATGAGCTTTTTCATCAGCagcattcatttcccctctcagacaGCAGCCCAGCTCAGACAGTTTTGTGCAGTGCGCCTGTTTTTTCCTCCTTGTTTACAGTTGTATTTTATATTCTCACAAATGAGTTCTCTGATACACTTCTAATTAGAACAACCCAAGTGCATAACTCTGTCTGCAGTGTGGTTGACTGCTGAATTCATTCTTCTGTGAATCACAGATGGGTTCAATTTCCTTGATGTAGGTCTGTGTTTTATTaaatttatttcttaattataaGAAACGCAGTTACAGTGGTGATATATATCTGATTAGTTTACTTACCCTACCCATAAAGCATGGGTTTAGTGTTTGCGTTGAAGCAAGAGGATCATAGCACTGCAGTAAGagtaagtaacacacacacacaatatatatatatatatatatatatatatatatatatatatatatatatatatatatatatatatgccaatGCTAGTTAATGATGCTATTAATGGCATAAGCTGGTAGGACAGAACTCTAATTGAGTTGTTAGGTGGAACATTTTTCTTTCTTACTGTTCTTACTGCtttattcaattcaattttatttgttttattagcacttttaacaaaggacatggtcacaaagcagctttacagaaatgtatATAAATTCCGCATTTAAATTTTACAtatatgaatttataaatttattcctaatgagcaagccagaggtgatggtggcaaggaaaaactccctgagaactAATTGCAAAAAGTTTCAGATGAGAAAAATATTCCTAAATATAGTAGTTATACAAACCAAAAAATATGTTCCAGAAAAAAACCCCAATGGAGTTTACAAAAGCAATTTATCTGTGGGCAGAGTAAAGAAAAATAATAGGTCAAGGTCAACAAATCAGTGAAGTATAAATACGGTAGGTGGTATGGTTAATATATAATAATATTTGACTAATTAATGTTAAACTCAGTCCAGGAAAGGATCAAATAATACTTTTTCAGCTTTTAGAGCAATGGTACCAGGGTTAGCTATGATGACATGAGACTGAAAGTGACAAACCAAACAGGATCTTTGGTTGATATTTTCTTTAACAATTTCCGTCTTTATGAACCATGATACTGTATGTGCTTATAAAGGGTTATAGACCAAAACTATTGATTGTTTGAGGTAGCAAACAATGAAATTaaattcatttagttgcataaaaaGTGCTGATGTAGAGTAAAAAacaatgagtgtgtgtatgtatttgaATGTAACATGAGCTCACCATgatggaccatgaaaaaaaatggagaaaaaagTCAATAAGTGTAACCTGGCCAACAGCTAATAGCATAGTATTGATTTGGTGTGGTTTGCTGAGCAGGATCCCTGAACACTTGTTCTAAGATACTCATTGAACAGCTCGGCTGCCTTTGAGGTGCAAGTTAACACCCATCAGTGTGAAGGACACGTTCATTGTCACTACAGGAACAGACGACTTTCTGTGCACAGCAGATAAGACCTTGCCTCATGATCTTCTGAAGAGATTCTTTTTCTAAAGGATCAGTTTCTTTTCCTAAGTTTTGATGTATTGAGGCCATGACTGAAAGCATAATGTGGAATATCAAGTCTGCTTATGAATTCCCACAATGCATTGGTTAGGGTTACTGTCCAAGTTATATACCACAGGGGACAGGAAATCCAAAACGCACTTGTAGGGAATAAGCAGGAGGGCACCATTTCAGACATAGTTTGTGTTCTGCATTTGGTGTGGAGTGGCTGAACATCATGTCTGTGTGGCCTATGCACGTATCTGGTATGTAGAGATAAGATTGCTATTGTACACATGcacagttttgtttttcttcctATATCCCTCAGCTTCCTTCTATCTTGGAAGTTCAGGTCAGAGCCCAGGGTCTGCCATGGCACAGCACCCTTGAGGCAGTCTAGGGCCCA
Coding sequences within it:
- the gask1a gene encoding Golgi-associated kinase 1B isoform X2, with the translated sequence MMALGAGMKLKVKRRYIVVFLSLLTLSVVMINTYSPLPNEQQCLLSQGPHYNQPIEAEARDSSHLPPYIHRGSWKVSKMKASEKQHTLVNDRLDRYCCGFQPDPADMCVENLLNVKCGNPKHLMLVHILVRRTDPSRLVFIDNAGRPHHRQDNLNFRLIEGIDDHWI